CGCCCGCTGGCCGAGCAACTGCCGGTCGAGGCGCGCCGCATGGTCCGTATCGAGCGCACCCTGTCGTGGGGCGGCGGCGCTGCGGCCATTCTGGCCGCCATTCTGGGCGGCCTGTTCGCCCTGACGCAGATCAAGCCGAAGACACGCGCCCGCAACCGGGTCGAGGGGTGGATCTACGGCGCCCTGTTCGTGTGTTCGGCCATCGCCGTCCTGACCACCCTGGGCATCATCGCCTCCCTGGCCTTCGACAGTTTCCGCTTCTTCCAGAAAGTGCCGGTCTTTGACTTCCTGTTCGGAACCCAGTGGAGCCCGCAGATCGCGATCCGCGCCGATCAGGTCGGCTCGTCGGGCGCCTTCGGGGCCGTGCCGCTGTTCGCCGGCACCCTGCTGATCATGGTCATCGCCATGTGCGTGGCTGCGCCGATCGGCCTGTTGTCGGCCATCTATCTGTCGGAATACGCCAGCCGCACCACCCGCGCCGTCATCAAGCCGCTGCTGGAGATTCTGGCCGGGGTGCCGACGGTCGTCTACGGCTTCTTCGCCGCCCTGACCGTGGGGCCGATCCTGCGGGTCTTCTTCAACGAGATCGGCCTGTTCCTGATCGGCGGCCCGCTGGATGGGCTCGGCCAGTATCTGGCCCTGGTGCAGAACCAGATGGCCCTGACCGCCGGGGCCGTGATGGGCATCATGTTGATCCCCTTCGTGTCGTCCTTGTCCGATGACATCCTGAACGCCGTGCCGCAAAGCCTGCGCGACGGCTCATTCGCCATGGGCGCCACCAAGTCCGAGACGGTCAAGCGCGTGCTGCTGCCGGCCGCCCTGCCGGGCATCGCCGGCGCCCTGCTGCTGGCCGTGTCGCGCGCCATCGGCGAGACGATGATCGTGACCATGGCCGCGGGCCTGGCCGCCAACCTGACCTTCAATCCGCTGGATACGGTGACCACCGTCACGGTGCAGATCGTGACCCTTCTGACCGGGGATCAGGAGTTCAACAGCGCCAAGACCCTGTCGGCCTTCGGCCTGGGCCTGACCCTGTTCCTGGTCACCCTGTTGCTGAACATCATCGCCCACCGGATCGTCCAGACCTATCGGGAACAATATGACTGACGCGACCCCCGATCGGATCGACGGCGCATCCGCCAACGGGCGGCTGGAACGCCTGCGCGCGGGGCTGAAACGCCGCCACGCCAAGGAGACGCGCTTCAAATGGTATGGCCGCCTGGCCATCGCCGCCGCCATGCTGTTCCTGGCGGTCCTGTTGGTCCGCATCGTCGAACAGGGCCACACGGCCTTCTACACCCACACGGTGACGGTGCCGGTCTATATGGACCCGGCCCGCATTGATCGCGCCTATCCGCAAGGCTCCAACTTCGAGCAACTGGCGGCCGAACAGCAGCTTCAGCGGATGGGCGTCGCCGACGACGCGGCCGGGACCAAGGCCGCGCAGATGAAGCGCCTGTTCTCGTCGGAGCTGAAGTTCGTCGCCGCCGATCTGGTCGCCAAGCGTGGCGAGGTCATCGGCGAGACCGTGCCCCT
Above is a genomic segment from Candidatus Brevundimonas colombiensis containing:
- the pstC gene encoding phosphate ABC transporter permease subunit PstC → MIWIYLLILMALSATAFLGGRELARRRAIGAKPHSRPGQHGAYALIWVAAPALLVLVMASVFSAPLQRQLTASGTPEAVASLEPFRRDAFFADAYRVGRGQAALQIWERPLAEQLPVEARRMVRIERTLSWGGGAAAILAAILGGLFALTQIKPKTRARNRVEGWIYGALFVCSAIAVLTTLGIIASLAFDSFRFFQKVPVFDFLFGTQWSPQIAIRADQVGSSGAFGAVPLFAGTLLIMVIAMCVAAPIGLLSAIYLSEYASRTTRAVIKPLLEILAGVPTVVYGFFAALTVGPILRVFFNEIGLFLIGGPLDGLGQYLALVQNQMALTAGAVMGIMLIPFVSSLSDDILNAVPQSLRDGSFAMGATKSETVKRVLLPAALPGIAGALLLAVSRAIGETMIVTMAAGLAANLTFNPLDTVTTVTVQIVTLLTGDQEFNSAKTLSAFGLGLTLFLVTLLLNIIAHRIVQTYREQYD